The Rhodocytophaga rosea genome has a segment encoding these proteins:
- a CDS encoding MlaE family ABC transporter permease: MDSNETKTDMPRSRKFVLTRRLDRMFMNLHDVYRFVARFFREVFVPPYEFKEVIKQCYEVGYNSLPLVSLTGFIIGIVFTNQSRPSLSEFGATSWLPSLMAIAIIRAMAPLVTALIAAGKVGSNIGAELGSMKVTEQIDAMEVSATNPFKFLVVSRVLATTFMIPVLTMYTIFVGLIGSYVNVHQHELTSFATYFDQVFGAISFLDIFSSLIKSFIFGFTIGMVGCYKGYNSSKGTEGVGKAANASVVTAMFLIFIEELLSLQVINAFRSM; this comes from the coding sequence ATGGATTCCAACGAAACTAAAACAGATATGCCCAGGTCCAGGAAATTTGTACTGACCAGAAGACTGGACCGGATGTTTATGAACCTGCATGATGTATATAGATTTGTAGCCCGTTTTTTCAGGGAAGTATTCGTGCCACCTTATGAATTTAAAGAGGTAATCAAACAGTGTTATGAAGTAGGTTATAACTCGCTTCCGCTGGTTTCGCTGACCGGCTTTATCATAGGTATTGTATTCACCAATCAGTCCAGACCTTCGCTGTCGGAATTTGGGGCTACTTCCTGGCTGCCTTCTCTAATGGCCATCGCTATCATCCGGGCAATGGCTCCGCTGGTAACAGCCCTGATTGCGGCCGGAAAAGTAGGTTCAAATATTGGTGCAGAACTAGGGTCCATGAAAGTAACCGAACAGATAGATGCGATGGAAGTTTCGGCAACCAATCCTTTCAAATTTCTGGTGGTAAGCCGGGTACTAGCCACTACCTTTATGATTCCTGTGTTAACGATGTACACCATTTTTGTCGGGCTTATCGGATCGTATGTAAATGTACACCAACATGAACTGACCAGCTTTGCTACCTATTTTGATCAGGTATTCGGTGCCATCTCCTTCCTGGATATTTTTTCGTCACTAATTAAATCCTTCATTTTTGGATTTACCATCGGAATGGTAGGCTGTTATAAGGGGTATAATTCTTCCAAGGGAACAGAAGGGGTAGGAAAAGCAGCAAATGCTTCGGTGGTTACAGCCATGTTTCTGATTTTTATCGAAGAATTACTTTCCCTTCAGGTTATCAATGCATTCCGTTCTATGTGA